The Capra hircus breed San Clemente chromosome 11, ASM170441v1, whole genome shotgun sequence genomic interval taaacatatgctGATCAAATGAACCAGCAATCTCATTCTTGTTTATCTAAagtgaaaatatatgtccacCTAAAGACCTCTTTCTGAATATTCATGGCCAAACTATCCATAATGGCCAAAATGTGAAAACAATTCTATTTCCATCAACTGATGACATAATAAAAAATTAGGTGTATTAATATTATGTCATCCAAAAAAtgacatggcatccagtcccatcatttcatggcaaatagatggggaaacaatggaaacagtgtgactattttcttaggctctgaaatcactgtagatggtgactgcagccacaaaattaagacacttgctccttggaagaaaagctatgaaaaacctaaacagtgtattaaaaagcagagacattactttgccaacaaagggtcatatagttaaagctatggtttttctaagtcatgtatgatgtgagagttggactataaagaagacttgagtgctgaagaattgatgcttttgaactgtggtgctggagaagactcttcagggtcacttgaacagcaaggagatccaaccagtcaatcctaaaggaaatcaaccctgaatattcattggaaggactgatgctgaagctgaaactccagtactttggcgatctgatgtgaagagccgactcatttgaaaagactctgatgctgggaaagactgaaggcaggacaaaaaggggacaacagaggacaagttggttggatgggatcactgactcgatagacatgagtttgggcaagctctgtgagttgttgatggacagggaagcctgatgtgctatagtgcatggggtcgaagagctggacacaactaaatgactgaactgaatattctgtCCTACTACTCTACAATTAAATTATGTCATACTACTCTACACTAcaagatattaatatatacaacACATATAAGTCTTAAAAATGTACTAAGTAGAAAGTCAAAGACTATATATTGTATGGTCCTGCTTACAGAAATTCTAGAAAAAGCAAACCATAGTGAGAAAAGCCTATCAGTTGTTGCCTGGGATCAAGGCTTGGGAGAGAGGATTAACTGCAAAGAAGCATAGAGAAACTTCGGGTGATggatattttccatattttgatTGTGGTGTTAAGTTACACAAATGGAAGTAATTACCAAAATTCATCAAACTTACACTTAAAACGAGTagattttattgtatgtaaattataccacaataaaaagaaGTCGGTGGAAAAGGAGTCGTTAGGTATATGTCTGAGAACATAAATCTACTGCGCATGGGGTCAGGTAAGCAGTTCAAATCCGAATTAATTACTCCAAAGTAGAACTTCATCCTCATCCCCTTCAATGCATAGTACTGGGGTTTTGTTCAATCTAACCTCGGAACTTAGAGCTGTACATGTATCTATACAGTAATTAATGTCCAATTTATGCCAAAAGCATAAGTCCTTGAAAATTAAAGTTACACTACATGTGCATTTAAAACTGAGATTACTAAAAATATGTGATACTAGTTCAAAACTGGCTAAACTCTAAAATGTGGTAAGTTCACCAAGGAAATAACACTCTTGGTAGCCACCATACTGCCAATTTTTCTAATGTCAGGCCTTCAAATTTATTGTTTTCATATGTAAACTCATGTTATTTATAACTATTCTCAACTATTTAAAGGCATATGGGAAATTTTTAGAAGAGGAAACTTATAGGAAAGTCAAAtgagttgttgttattgttgctgttgtttagttgctaagtcatgtctgactctctgtgacctgaaggactgtagcttgccaggctcccctgtccatgggattctccaggcaagaatactagagtgggttgtcattttttcctacagggatcttcccgacccagggatgaaacccacttTCTCCTACGTCtccttgctggcagattctttaccactgagccacctgagaagcccgagGACGTATCTTTGGACCTTCCATTCTGTCTCACTAGTCTGTATCTACCTTTATGGCAATCAACACATTCATTCCTGTAGTTTTATGGTAAGTTCTGAAACCAGAATCAGAAGGGCAAGTACTGCCTTGTCATTTCTGCAAAGATTATTTTGCCTATTCTGTGtcttttatatttccatatatatttcaGAATTAGTTTATCAGTTTCTATACAGAAATCAGCTGGAACTGGtggggattgcactgaatctgcaaATTTGTTTGGGAAGTATTCTCATCTCAACATCAGGTctcctgatccatgaacatggatgtcttttcatttatttagattatcttgaatttctttcagtgatattttatagttttcagagtatatattaagtgtttcttttcttaaatttattccaaagtatttttttgttgttgtaaaaagaatttcatttcatttagtatTATTTAGTACTATTGCAGGAGTATAGATATACAACTGATATTTGTATCTTgaccttgtatcctgcaacctgtTGAACTCACTCatcagttctaatagtttttagtGAATTCCTCAGAATTTCATAAACATGAGGTCCTACCATTGCAAGTAgcaataattttactttttcctttccaatctggttCCCTTTAGAATTTTTGAGTGGTAGGTAAAGTAATGAATAACTTAATATTTGGGGGTATTGATGtattatatgttgttgtttagttgctaagctatgcctgactcttgcgacctcatgctCCCAGagcagccagccaggttcctctgtccatgagattgtaaagtaaaaaaaattaaaaattaaaaaaataataataatataagaatactggagtgggttgccatttccttgggcttccctgataactcagttggtaatgaatctgcctgcaatgcaggaaaccctggtttgactcctgggtggggaagatccattgaaaggataggctacctactccagtatttttgggcttcccttgtggctcagctgttaaagaatccgcctgcaatgcaggggacctaggttcgatcccatttccttctccaggaggatcttcctgacccagaaatcaaatctgtgtttcttgcactgcaggaggattcttcaaccctgagccacccaggaagccacagattcatttttttttacaaaaagggaaagaaaaaagtgctataaaaaagaaatctggttCCCATACCACTATTAATTAGTTGCATGATCCTGAGAAAGTTTCTAATCCTCTTCTGGTTATACATCCTATGTTTCAAATCTTTGTCCACTTGGCATACCTGTGAACCTCTGGAGATATGTAAGAAGTAGCTTTCCAAATTTAATCAACTACTACAACCATGAGtttcactatatataaaattttgtgaattttatttcacaaaagaGAATGAGATTACTGAAACTGGAAGAGCAGTTGAAAGTATCTTCacattgaaagtaaaataaatttaaaaaaagagagtaaaTGTAACTCCCAGAAAGGTACAATAGAAGACATGAGAATGCAGGTAATTATAAAGAGTTATCCTCTGGGGAACAAGTTGTAATATCCAAAAATGCTTTAGAGGCTTGTGGAAGAAATgagtaaaaatgaacaaaaaggtGCATTTACTGTTTAGTGCTACGCAAACATTTTAAGGATATAACTAAAGCATAatcaataaagatatttttttaaatggaaaaagtatgttataaaaatatacattatctAGAGTTCTCACTACGGAGGATAATGCTTTAAAACCAAAGTTTTAGGGAACATTTTAATTACAGTTTTGATTAAAATGGCAAGGGTCTCATAACATATAGAACCACATTAAAATTTTCTACTACACATTAGTCAGATGCcttccttctgcttctgctaaCAGTACTAGAAtactaagtcatacctgaatacTTTAAACTTCAAGTGTTTTGGAACCTTAGTTTTAATCTCTGACTTAAAGGAAGAGGACTATCCAAACAGGTACCAGAGTCATCTTTATCCTTATGGTATCGTAGCAAACTAGGAGGCTTTTTTGGGGCATCTGGGAGACAGGCTTCTTCATTTCTAGCTGTTTTATAAGCCTGGACACATTGctcaatttctttaatatatgACTTAGGGTCACTCAATTTGTTGGCATCATTTTTCTTGAGCTGGGTTGGGCTATGCTTCTGAGAACTCTGCTTCACTTTTTGAGTTGTGGGTTTAGCTTTCCCAAACTTTGGGACACTTTCTTCATCAGAGGAAAGCCTGTCAAGGCAAACACTCTTCTTCATTACAGTTTTCCGAGCGATTTGAACGCCAGCTTTTCTACTATGATATAAAGCAGCATTTGGTGGCCCAGTTCTAACATTGGAGGTTTTCATTCCTGGGTTATTGACAGACAAGGGTACAGATGTATTTGATTTATCATTTTCGTGAAATAGTTGGTCTCCTTTTAGAACTTTACAGTTTCTAgattcattttgcaaatgaattcCTAGAAGATCCTTGGAAAGATATGGTGGACAATGAGAAGTACTATTAGCAACACATTGTTCTTTTATAGTAAGTAGTGAGAAAGTTTTTAGGTCAACATCTGGTTCTACAGTATTCTGAGGATATGATTTTATAAGTATTCGTTCCTTTAAGGGTAAATCCTGAAGATGTAAATCACTAATGCCAGAAAGTAGGTGCTCCTCAGGATTAGTCTTCTGAAGATCCCAACAGGACAGTTTATTAACACTGGTGTTGTGCCGTTCTGATTCACAATACAATTGCtctggattattttttaaactgtcagGAATAGCTGTTTCAAGTTCCGATTTTAAACCATGAGTAAATGTGTTCCTGTGGATGGCCGGTGAATTACTAGAAGAAGTACTAAAAGAAGTACCTTCCCAGTCGATGGTGCTCAAGTGTAGATCAGCAACTGCGGATATATTATGGGATGAGGTACTAGGTTGACTAGATTCTGCAATTAGAGACTTACTGATATCTTTAATTTGCTGCACAGCCAAAGATCTTGGAGAAGATATTGACTGCTCTTGTGTAGTCAAACAGACAGCATCTTCAGGTAAGAGCAAGACATTCAATGGTGTGGAAATAGATTCCTCGGGTGATGCAGAATCAGGGGAAATTTCCAAGCTTAACTTGGAATTCTGCTTAGGAAAGATTTCCCATGTGGGTTTTAAAGTCATATGTGACTGAACTTTCATCATCTCATCTGATTCTTGCAAACCGTTTCCGTTAGACTTAATTTTCATGcctgaaaagaaacaaatatataatacaattaaaatctattttatttattttttacacagGCATCTGTTGGATTTATTGTTACGTGTAATAAAGGTAATTTttgcaaagtattttttaaaatagtgaataaTATCTTAAAGGACAGTGGGAAAtctattttaaatctattttattttctttaatgtggGTAAATAAGAGTTCAGATCAGAAATCTATATGATcaatttttgcctcttttgtctCAGGGCATTCCTGAAAACTGTTTTATACCTAATTATAACAAAATAAttactaataaaatattataaaatattttctttcagaattagTATTATTACTGTCatgttataaaaatgttaaaatttcttCACTGAGTTctgggaaataaaatatatttataatcctAAATATGTTATACATACtaattgctcaataaatggttAGTGTAATTACTATTATTAACACTCAGTTAAGTTAGCAGACTCAGAGCAGAATAGTTTTTTCCaggttttcatattttaaaacaaagtatgTCAAGACAAAGGAGCAAGAGTATAATCCTTACTATTGATTTTACAGAATCAGCAAAATTTGGACAAGGTAGATTCAAATAGGACAATTCCTTTATGTGTGCAGCATAAATAGTTATCAAATGTGATActtacttttttgtttcttccctttattttctgacttttgtTTTTGGTAAATAGCAACAATCTCAGGATAAGCTGCTTCAAACAATGACTCTTCTTCTATTGTTTGTAGAGCCAATTCTCCATGTTTATCTTCTGTAGCATAATGTTCTAATggattaaaaatacaataaaaccaCCTTAATAACAGATCTGAAATACTCCATTTTCCCAGGTAACTCATTTTACCAGGTCAACTAGGTTATTAACAAATGGATAACtcatgcattacaggcagacgctttaacctctgagccaccagggaagtccctgaaaatcTTACTGTACAACATCTCTATTCTAATAATCTGTTGATACAGAAGTGATCTTTTTCCACCTGGCAAGAGCTGGAAAGAAATTCTATTTAAATTACAActttaaatttctcttgttttagaGATGGTAGGAACAGCTTAgagaaaggttcagttcagttcagtccagtcgctcagtcatgtccgactctttgcgaccccatgaatcgcagcacgccaggcctccctgtccatcaccaactcccggagtttactcaaactcgtgtccatcgagttggtgatgccatgaagccatctcatcctctgtcgtccccttctcctctgcttccaatccctcccagcatcagagtcttttccaatgagtcaactcttcacatgaggtggccaaagtattggagtttcagcatcagtccttccaaagaacacccaggactgatctcctttagaatggcctggttggatctccttgcagtggccaAGAGGGGCTGTCCCtcacccaaggtcaggggtggcggccgagagGTCAAGAGAAAGGTTAGTCAGTTTTAATTCAGTATAACAAGTGTAAAACTCCAGATAAAGCATGAAAACAGACAACTTCCTAAAACTTTAACATTGGTTTTCTTTAGTAGTAGCTTCTGAAAAGGACAGAACTGAAAGGTCATCAAAACTATTACCATTTTCCAGATTGCGTTTCAAAGATTATCAGTCTCTCAAGGAAATACCCAGGCTTACTTGGACTCACAAGAACTCAATAAACAAAAATGAGAATGCTAATGTGTACATTTACAATGAGATACATAAATAGTACACTAGATTCTTATGTTTATCCTATATGAGGGCAAAACTACATAAGAAATGTAAGTTAATGTGTCCaaagaagaaacaatggaaacaagtgAACTTAAGAGTATTTCTTAAAGCAAGCTGGGGTACATTTTCTCCTTAAGGGATAACTCCAACAAGGATAAATGAAAGTGGGCACCTAACCCTGAGTTCTAGACAGAAGAGATGCATGGCCAAACTGGGTTAATGGCATTGTCTTTCCTGAAAATACACTGTAGTAGGTGAAATTGTTTCTATATGGTTTTCAAAATTCTTTAGCTACTTTTCTACTATTCCCTTGAACAGCTTACGTAATTCTTTATCGTTCATCAACTAGAACTTATTGACAAATCTGTTCTCTCACTCAGTCACATGTAATTATACAATCTAATTTCAAAGCCAAACAGAAATGAATTtggaattattttccattttaagtgCTCAGTTCTTCCCCTGCCTTCAGTTTTGGAACTAATTCAGAGTTCACTGTATTTCTGTCTACAGAAAATAAGAGTCATTTGATACTATAAATTCCCATGAAAACTAAACACagtaaagaaagaagaggaaggaaaggaagaaaggaaaggaaggaccACAGGTGCTTCATTCTATCAGCAACCTTCATTTCTCGAGAactgattatacagtgaaatccAATGACCAGACTATTTGTAGTAGTATTTTCTTTACAGATAGACATCAAAACCATTTCCATATTGTTTTTGTAAACATTAACTACAAAAGGAATATGCatttaagacatttaaaatttgCTATGAGTTACATATAGTACAGGGACACCGATGTAtgtgattcatttcttttttatatacacACGTTTTACATATGATATCTGCTAAACGTACATGACTAAATGTTATAAATTTTCCTTAAAGTATGTACATACCAggcttttcccattctatttcaaAACAATGAACTCCATTTCTGATTCGGTTTTTAACGattctgaaaaaaacaaacaaacaaaccacatcTAATGGGGTCTAATTGCATGAGTTATTTGGAAATCTTTAATTTGTTGATTGAATAACTCAATGCCcactaatttttattgttttaataatattctaaagattctgtAAGGAACTACTGTATAGTTATTTCTGATTTGCTTATTTAAAAGATAGTGTTTATAATTGTTAGATCTTATCAGATAATCTTCATATGTCTGCAAGTGTCTTGCCAACCAGtgaataattttaatgaagtctcaGTTGCCAATTATTTTTACTCAAAGCTTTGAAATATTACTCCATCATTCTGACGTCTACTATTGTCATCAAAGATGTACGCTAATGGATTGTGACTCCTTTGGAACTTATCTTTTTTAATActttcccaaaactttttattttgaaaattttcaaacattaagAAAAGTTTCAAGAATAGTAAAATGAATAATCATATACCTTCACTGAGAGTCACCAATTCTCAGTTTCAGCCCCTCCACTTACTTTACATTTCTGTTCCCTTTCTGGTCCACTGACACTGAGATAATTACCTAGTTAAGCCTAGCTACAACTTTTTataggggcctcccaggtggcactagtggtaaagaacccacctgccattgcatgttagacataagaaacacaggtccttgggtcaggaagatcccatggagggcacagtaacctattccagtattcgagaatcccatgaacagaggagcctggcgggctaaagtccacaggatcgcacagagtcagagacaactgaaccaacttagcacagcacaacttTTTATACTTCTTTAACAGTCTATTATTACTACATGTTTGAGGCTGAAAAGTATCAAAGCATCAACTTACTATGTTATCTTGACACTAACCCCTGAACAAGCTTTTAATATTCCAGCAGACCTTTCCTCCATTCTTCTAAAACAAAGAGATATATTGATATATCCTGCTattaaagatattaagaagaatacTTTAGATCATAAGATGTTCCCATGAAAACATAGGGAGTTGTCCATACAATTCTTTATATTACCGAATCGGCTGCAGTTGATTAGAGTTCCTTCGACCGAGCTTCCTTTCTGTCATGTCATAGTGGGTCAACAGTGTCAACAATTTCTCACATGCATAGTGATTGGGCCACTCCATTTTTTCAAGAGTAAATCTCTgtaaatgtaataaaaaatataataagactTCATTATCTCTTGGTGAACAAACAGCACTCTCAGGTGATCTTATCTTTTCCGTAAGAGACAACTAATATTAAAAGTTGT includes:
- the GEN1 gene encoding flap endonuclease GEN homolog 1 isoform X1 is translated as MTEGRLSKNQGSRVVRITTRMGVNDLWQILEPVKQHVHLHSLSGKTIAVDLSLWVCEAQTVKKMIGTVMKPHLRNLFFRISYLTLMDVKLVFVMEGEPPHLKADVISKRNQVRYGPSGKTWSQKTGRSHFKSILKECLDMLECLGIPWVQAAGEAEAMCAYLNASGYVDGCLTNDGDTFLYGAQTVYRNFTMNTKDPHVDCYTMSSIKSKLGLNRDALVGLAILLGCDYLPKGVPGVGKEQALKLIKILKGQSLLQRFNQWNEKSCYSNSQPVLVNKLAHCSVCSHPGSSKDHERIGCKLCQTDRYCEPHDHEYCCPCEWHHAEHERQLSTIENNIKKKACSCEGFPFHEVTQEFLLNKDKLVKAVRYQRPDLLLFQRFTLEKMEWPNHYACEKLLTLLTHYDMTERKLGRRNSNQLQPIRIVKNRIRNGVHCFEIEWEKPEHYATEDKHGELALQTIEEESLFEAAYPEIVAIYQKQKSENKGKKQKSMKIKSNGNGLQESDEMMKVQSHMTLKPTWEIFPKQNSKLSLEISPDSASPEESISTPLNVLLLPEDAVCLTTQEQSISSPRSLAVQQIKDISKSLIAESSQPSTSSHNISAVADLHLSTIDWEGTSFSTSSSNSPAIHRNTFTHGLKSELETAIPDSLKNNPEQLYCESERHNTSVNKLSCWDLQKTNPEEHLLSGISDLHLQDLPLKERILIKSYPQNTVEPDVDLKTFSLLTIKEQCVANSTSHCPPYLSKDLLGIHLQNESRNCKVLKGDQLFHENDKSNTSVPLSVNNPGMKTSNVRTGPPNAALYHSRKAGVQIARKTVMKKSVCLDRLSSDEESVPKFGKAKPTTQKVKQSSQKHSPTQLKKNDANKLSDPKSYIKEIEQCVQAYKTARNEEACLPDAPKKPPSLLRYHKDKDDSGTCLDSPLPLSQRLKLRFQNT
- the GEN1 gene encoding flap endonuclease GEN homolog 1 isoform X2, which codes for MGVNDLWQILEPVKQHVHLHSLSGKTIAVDLSLWVCEAQTVKKMIGTVMKPHLRNLFFRISYLTLMDVKLVFVMEGEPPHLKADVISKRNQVRYGPSGKTWSQKTGRSHFKSILKECLDMLECLGIPWVQAAGEAEAMCAYLNASGYVDGCLTNDGDTFLYGAQTVYRNFTMNTKDPHVDCYTMSSIKSKLGLNRDALVGLAILLGCDYLPKGVPGVGKEQALKLIKILKGQSLLQRFNQWNEKSCYSNSQPVLVNKLAHCSVCSHPGSSKDHERIGCKLCQTDRYCEPHDHEYCCPCEWHHAEHERQLSTIENNIKKKACSCEGFPFHEVTQEFLLNKDKLVKAVRYQRPDLLLFQRFTLEKMEWPNHYACEKLLTLLTHYDMTERKLGRRNSNQLQPIRIVKNRIRNGVHCFEIEWEKPEHYATEDKHGELALQTIEEESLFEAAYPEIVAIYQKQKSENKGKKQKSMKIKSNGNGLQESDEMMKVQSHMTLKPTWEIFPKQNSKLSLEISPDSASPEESISTPLNVLLLPEDAVCLTTQEQSISSPRSLAVQQIKDISKSLIAESSQPSTSSHNISAVADLHLSTIDWEGTSFSTSSSNSPAIHRNTFTHGLKSELETAIPDSLKNNPEQLYCESERHNTSVNKLSCWDLQKTNPEEHLLSGISDLHLQDLPLKERILIKSYPQNTVEPDVDLKTFSLLTIKEQCVANSTSHCPPYLSKDLLGIHLQNESRNCKVLKGDQLFHENDKSNTSVPLSVNNPGMKTSNVRTGPPNAALYHSRKAGVQIARKTVMKKSVCLDRLSSDEESVPKFGKAKPTTQKVKQSSQKHSPTQLKKNDANKLSDPKSYIKEIEQCVQAYKTARNEEACLPDAPKKPPSLLRYHKDKDDSGTCLDSPLPLSQRLKLRFQNT